A stretch of Paenibacillus mucilaginosus 3016 DNA encodes these proteins:
- a CDS encoding NAD(P)/FAD-dependent oxidoreductase — MSYDVIIIGGGPSGLMAAIAASRHGARTLLIDKGDKLGRKLGISGGGRCNVTNAKDPEEIIKHIPGNGRFLYSAFATFSNRDIIAFFEDLGIALKEEDRGRMFPVSDRAKTVVDALVGQVRRQGVTIRVNTPVKRVMYRDGAVAGVELRGGERIESRAVIIATGGKSVPQTGSTGDGYPWAEEGGHTITELYPTEVPLTSRESFIKSRELQGLSLRDITLSVWNPKGKKLIEHEGDLLFTHFGLSGPVALRCSQFVVKTKKQFNVPTVRVTIDMFPDRSADELYTETLRLAEQEPKKAVKNVLKGTLPERMIPLILTKAGLKEETTFANIPKQPWLEMAKLLKAFPVEVNGTLSIEEAFVTGGGVNLKEVDPRTMESKLTGGLFFCGEVLDIHGYTGGYNITAAFTTGYTAGKSAAENCGS, encoded by the coding sequence ATGAGCTACGATGTCATTATCATTGGCGGGGGACCCTCCGGTCTCATGGCGGCCATCGCAGCGTCCCGGCACGGTGCCCGGACACTGCTCATCGACAAGGGGGACAAGCTCGGACGCAAGCTCGGCATCTCGGGCGGCGGGCGGTGCAATGTCACGAATGCCAAGGACCCCGAGGAGATCATCAAGCATATCCCCGGCAACGGCCGGTTTCTCTACAGCGCCTTCGCAACATTCAGCAACCGCGACATTATTGCCTTCTTCGAGGACCTCGGCATTGCCCTGAAGGAGGAAGACCGGGGCCGCATGTTCCCTGTCAGCGACCGGGCGAAGACCGTGGTCGACGCTCTCGTCGGCCAGGTGCGCCGGCAGGGCGTTACGATTCGGGTGAACACGCCCGTCAAACGGGTGATGTACCGGGACGGTGCCGTCGCCGGGGTCGAGCTGCGCGGCGGGGAGCGGATTGAGTCCCGGGCGGTGATTATCGCCACGGGAGGCAAGTCGGTGCCGCAGACCGGCTCGACGGGCGACGGGTATCCGTGGGCGGAGGAAGGCGGCCACACCATCACCGAGCTGTACCCGACCGAGGTGCCGCTGACCTCGCGCGAGAGCTTCATCAAGAGCCGCGAGCTGCAGGGGCTGTCGCTGCGGGACATCACGCTGTCAGTCTGGAACCCAAAGGGGAAGAAGCTCATCGAGCATGAAGGCGATCTGCTCTTCACCCACTTCGGCCTCTCGGGCCCGGTCGCGCTGCGCTGCAGCCAGTTCGTCGTGAAGACCAAAAAGCAGTTCAATGTGCCCACGGTCCGCGTCACCATCGACATGTTCCCGGACCGCTCGGCGGACGAGCTCTATACCGAAACCCTGCGGCTCGCCGAGCAGGAGCCGAAGAAGGCAGTGAAGAACGTGCTGAAAGGCACCCTCCCCGAGCGGATGATCCCTTTGATCCTGACGAAGGCGGGACTCAAGGAGGAGACCACGTTCGCCAACATTCCGAAGCAGCCTTGGCTCGAGATGGCGAAGCTGCTCAAAGCTTTTCCCGTCGAAGTCAACGGCACCCTGTCGATCGAAGAAGCCTTCGTCACAGGGGGCGGCGTCAATCTCAAAGAAGTGGATCCCCGCACCATGGAGTCCAAGCTGACCGGCGGCTTGTTCTTCTGCGGGGAAGTGCTCGACATCCACGGGTACACCGGGGGCTATAACATCACCGCCGCCTTCACGACCGGCTATACGGCCGGCAAGAGTGCAGCGGAGAACTGTGGAAGCTGA